TGTAAGGGCTTTGGAATTTGTCATGATCCCTTGATTCCAATAACTTGTGCAGTTTTCAGTCTGATGCACTGAAAattttctgatttcttttttttcactttcttcaTGCATATTCATTTATCTAATATTTCTGTAGATGGATCCACGTCCTCGACCGGAGCTGATTGATTTCCATGGAGTCTCCATGACCCGCAATTTTACTCAAAATTGGGAGGACATCCAAAACTTCCAGGCCAGGCCAGATGATGTTCTTATTGCATCATACCCCAAAGCTGGTTAGTAAAAGATAAACCGGAGATATAACACCTCTGAAATAAAGATCTTTTAAATACTAAAGTGTAAAGGTTTGAGGTTTGATGGATTCTGTTCTGAATCTCCATCTTTCTTTTAATGCCTTCAATGTTTGCATGCTTCTTTTCTTTAGGGAATACTTGGCTCTGCTACATCACTGACCTGCTGTATTTTAGTCAGACGGCTCCAGAGCGGGAACAAACCCTCCAGATCTATCAGAGAATTCCCCATCTAGAGGCCAGCTTCGAATTTGTGATGCCAGGTTAAACAATCAGACTTTTGGTCACATTTATCATCCTCATAACTTTAAGTGTATGGAGAAATTATACAGGGTCAATTAAATGAACTGTAGTACACTTTGAATTAGGCCATTatgttgtaaaatgttttttgtcaagTGATGCAATCATGTTTTTTGATGCATTTACTTAATGTAAAGACAAGGGTCCAACTCCTACCTTATTCAATGGAACAGACATGATAAACAACCTCCCCAGCTCTCCTCGACTGATAAAGACTCATCTTCCAGTTCAGTTTCTGCCAAAGACTTTCTTTGAGCAAAACTGCAAGGTAAGTCACCTCATAATAACATTGAAGGTAACACTGAAGTACATATACAGACACATAATCTTTTCAAaggttttaaaatttaaatctcataaattGCATCTAAACAAAATTAATATCATGCTTCTTGATAATTCAACTGTTTTTTCTAATCTAGATCATTTATATAAGTCGCAATGCCAAAGACAGCGTGGTATCTTATTTCCACATGGAACGCATGACGGTATTGCTCCCAGAACCTGGAGACTGGCGCAGCTACGTTCAGAGGTTCATGGAGGGAAAGAGTATGTGCTGACACTTTATAAAAGTTGTTTCCAGATTCATTGATGTCTGATGGCAAATGCCAAAGTGCTTTACTTTTGCTTCTGTGGTCTCAGTGGTGTTTGGATCTTGGTATGACCATGTGTCCGGCTGGTGGAAGAAGAAACAGACTTATCCACAGCTCCATTACATGTTCTATGAGGATCTGGTTCAGGTAAAATGAAATTTTGGGTGGGGGGGCTTTAGCCCCCTCACTTATGTTGTATCCTTGTGTCTGAGCTCCTCCCAGGGAGGAATGCAACAAAAGGACACAAGTACAAAGGATGATTATTTATCCAATGACAAATCCTTCACTGCACAGCTGATATAAGGAATGTTCAAGAAACcccatatatatattttattggtattttgttaaattaaattaaaaagaaaacaacaaatgtcTACCTTATATGATAGACTTAAACTGGCTTATTTAGTTCTTTAGTCTTCCCTAATGTGGCATGGCTCACCAGCAGGTCTGTGGCTACCACACAGCTGATTCAAATTGCTCTGGCAACAGACTCAAACCCAATTTACCTTTGAACAAAGCCTTAACAAACCATCCTAACTGATTTGATCAATCATAGGATCAGTCAGAAAACACTCTAAATAAAACACAGCCATTTGAGAAGCACTCACCTGAAAATACCCACAGTTTTTCTGGAGCACAGTCT
This window of the Cheilinus undulatus linkage group 11, ASM1832078v1, whole genome shotgun sequence genome carries:
- the LOC121517854 gene encoding cytosolic sulfotransferase 3-like isoform X2; this encodes MDPRPRPELIDFHGVSMTRNFTQNWEDIQNFQARPDDVLIASYPKAGNTWLCYITDLLYFSQTAPEREQTLQIYQRIPHLEASFEFVMPDMINNLPSSPRLIKTHLPVQFLPKTFFEQNCKIIYISRNAKDSVVSYFHMERMTVLLPEPGDWRSYVQRFMEGKMVFGSWYDHVSGWWKKKQTYPQLHYMFYEDLVQDTGREIDKLCFFLGLSPSAEEKERIISKVQFDEMKTNNMVNMSSLRTMDFTVSSFIRKGKVGDWKNHFTVAQNKEFDEDYKKKMKDPTLVFHTEI
- the LOC121517854 gene encoding cytosolic sulfotransferase 3-like isoform X1, with the protein product MDPRPRPELIDFHGVSMTRNFTQNWEDIQNFQARPDDVLIASYPKAGNTWLCYITDLLYFSQTAPEREQTLQIYQRIPHLEASFEFVMPDKGPTPTLFNGTDMINNLPSSPRLIKTHLPVQFLPKTFFEQNCKIIYISRNAKDSVVSYFHMERMTVLLPEPGDWRSYVQRFMEGKMVFGSWYDHVSGWWKKKQTYPQLHYMFYEDLVQDTGREIDKLCFFLGLSPSAEEKERIISKVQFDEMKTNNMVNMSSLRTMDFTVSSFIRKGKVGDWKNHFTVAQNKEFDEDYKKKMKDPTLVFHTEI